ATCAATTCTGGTGCTGTTTCTTTGACCGGCATCGATCCTGGCCAGTTTACTCTCGTCGACGACAACACTTATCCCATCAACCTGATCCACGGCCAAACCGCCTCCTGGACAGTAAAATTCGAACCTCAGGCCTCCTCGGCCTACGGTGAAAAAACAGCCAATCTGCAGATCGTGGACAACACCGCCAAGGGGAGTGTGATTATCCCCCAAGTCGATTTCACCAACACCCTGACCGGTGCTACCCGGATCGGAAGGTCTCACGCCGAAGGACACAAACACGCGGACTGTTTTGTGCGAGACCTGAAACCCCGCGCGCAAGACAAGGCGACTTACGCGATCCCCTTGCGTGGATTTGCTGTGGAAGAAGTTCACGAGGATTATTATGACACTTACACAAATTTCGCGCTGACCTTTGCTCCTTGGACTCTATATGACGGAGACGGATACGCCACCTACGGCATCGACGGCGTTACCTTCACCAACTCCGGATACACAGGATCCTACATCATCTTCAATCCGGCCAGTACCACTCCCGCGTTGACTGGAGACTACGAACCCTATTCGGGAACCAAATACGCGGCTTGCTTTGCCGCCACCACCCCTCCCAACAACGACTGGTTGATCTCGCCCGCCCTCAGCTTCGGAGATTCGCCCCGTATCAGCTTCTTTGCCAAGTCCATCACGGATCAGTACGGCTTGGAGCGCTTCAAAGTGCTTTATTCGACCACCGGCAACGCCTACACCAGTTTCACCAACTATCTTGCCGGTAGCGCTACCACCTACGTGGAAGCTCCCACCGAGTGGACCCTCTACGAATACGCGCTGCCCCCGTCCTGCGCGAACACGACAGCCTACATCGCCATTCAGTGTGTTTCCAATGATGCCTTTGCTTTCATGGTGGATGACTTTGTGGCCGGGGATTACTACGAACCAGTTAATCCCATCGAGCTTTCCTCCTTCACCGCCGCCATCTCCGCGGACAACTATGTGAACCTCACCTGGGTAACCCAGACCGAGACTGGTGTGCAGGGCTTTTACGTGCTGCGCAACAGCAATGAGGAATTGGCCACTGCCACCACGGTCAGCGAACTGATCCAGGCCACCAACACCTCGCAGCAGCAGACCTACATCTTCACGGACGCAGAGATCCAAGAGGACGGAACCTATTACTACTGGCTGCAAAACTCCGATCTGGACGGAACCGTGGACTACCACGGCCCCATTTCCATCGCTTACGCGGCTGTGGGTTCCGGCACACCCTCCATTCCTCTGGTCACGGCGCTCGGTCCGGCCTACCCCAATCCCTTCAATCCCAGCACCACGCTGTCTTACAGCCTGGCGGAACCCGCGCCGGTGGTGATCGATATCTACAACCAGCGCGGCCAGATCGTGCGGTCTTATCACAAGGAACATAGTGCCCCCGGCCAATTCAGCCTTGCCTTCGATGGCCGCGACCGCAACGGGGTGCCGCTCTCCAGCGGGGTTTATCTCTACCGCATGAGCGCGGGGACGTTCTCCCAGTTCCGCAAAATGGTGCTCTGCAAATAATCCTTCTCATAAGACACTCCCAAAGCCCGGGACCCCTCGTTCCGGGCTTTCTCCATCTGGTGTGTAAGGTCTCAGTAAAAGTACCCTGAGGATTTTCCCTTGACGCTTTTCCCTTCAATGGATAATCAACGCCCAGTCAGAAAGGAGTGGAGATGCAACTGTTACCCGGCGCCAAAATTCGCGATTACGAGATCATCCGCCTCATCGGCAGCGGCGGCATGGGCGAAGTGTGGCTGGCCCGCGAAACCATGCTGGACCGTCTGGTGGCGGTGAAGCTGATCAGCGTTCGGCTCACCCAGGACCAGGCTTTTGCCGCCCGCTTTCAGAATGAGGCCCGCATCCAGGCCCGGCTCAGCCATCCCCACATCGTTGGCCTGCTGTCCTTTTTTGAAGAGCGGGGCGATTATTGCATGGTGCAGGAATACGCGCCCGGCATCACCCTCAGGGAACTGATAGAACGCACCGGACCCATCCCGGAGCGTCGCGCTCTGGGCATTTTCCGCCAGCTGGTGGAGGCCCTGGCTTACGCGCACAACAAGGGGATCATCCACCGGGACGTGAAGCCGGCCAACATCATGGTGGACACGCAAAACAGCGACGCCGTGAAGGTGATGGATTTCGGTATCGCGCGGCTGCTGGAGGACGGGCATCTCACCCGGCCCGGATCGGTGGTGGGTTCCACTTCCTACATGAGCCCCGAACAGGTGCTTTCGCAGGAAAACCTTGATCAGCGCACGGACATCTATTCCGCCGGCGTGGTCCTCTACGAAATGCTCAGCGGCCGCCTGCCCTTCGATCCGAACAGCGAAAGCCACTACAGCATCCAGAACAAGATCGTATCCCAGGAGCTTCCGGACCCCCGCTCAGTTTATCCTTACATCAGCGATGCCACCGTCTTTCTGCTGCGTCGCCTCACCCAGAAAAACCGCGATTTCCGCCTCGCCAGGATCGCCAACGCGCTGAATCTGGCGGATCACGGCTCCCAGGGCGTTATGGGGTCCGCGCCGGGAAAGGATTTCCCCTCCGCCGCGGATGAGGATCTGGTTTTGGAGGATCCCCCCAAACGCGCCAAAACCTGGCTGGACTTTTGGTACATCTACCTCCTCCTGATCGGCCTGATCGCCTTTCTGCTCTACCGTTACGCCACCTCACCCGTCCAAACGGACTGGCCCGTCCAACCCGGGTCTGTTGCTGGCACGGACACGGCCGGAGTGGAAGTGGCGCCGCTGGCTGCCAAAACGGTGGAAAAATACATGCCCGCGGGCCCGGATTTCATCTATGTGGCCGGCGGCACCTTCCACATGGGCGCCAACGGCGTCAACGCCAATGAACAGCCGGTGCACCAGGTGCAGGTTTCCCCCTTTTACATCTGCCGCCACGAGGTCACCCAGGCCGAATGGAGCTCGGTGCTGGGCCACAATCCCGCTTACAATGCGGGTCCAGACCATCCCGTGGAGCGCATCAGCTGGGAAGACGCCGTCAATTACTGCAACAACCGCAGCATCAGGGAAGGCCTCCAACCCTGTTACAGAGGCTATATGGACGATCTCTATTGTGATTTCGGCGCCAACGGCTACCGCCTGCCCACCGAGGCCGAGTGGGAATATGCCGCCCGCGGAGGTGCCCGGGGCCGGGGTTTCAGCTTCTCTGGCTCCAACTCTTTGGCAGAAGTGGCCTGGTACAGCCATAATTCCGGCCAAAAGTCCCACCGCGTGGGCTCCCGCGATCCCAACGAGCTGGGCCTTTACGACATGAGCGGCAACGTTTGGGAATGGTGCTGGGACTGGTATGATCCCGCCTACTACAGCTGGGGGGCCTACAGCGACCCGCGCGGCCCGGACCACGGCACCCAGAGAACCCTGCGGGGCGGCTCCTGGAACTACGACAGCACCCTCAACCGCGTTGCCTTCCGCAACATGGACCTTAGCACCACCAAATATTACAATCTCGGGCTGCGGGTGGTGCGTTCGCGGATGTGATCCCAGTCGGTCCGGCCTGGAATATCCGCAATTTGCCTGAGAGGGAACCAAAGATTGATCGATCCATCAGGAGTTGTCCGGGTGTCGATCCCTTTCCCTGTCAAGACGGAAGGCGACGGCTTCAGCAACCGGCAGCCCCAACTGGGATTTTCCTTGACGGTTTTCCGCTCAGCGGATAATCAACCCCAATCATAAAGGGAGGGGACATGCAATTGTCACCCGGCGTTAAAATTCGCGATTACGAGGCCGTGCGCCTGATCGGCAGCGGCGGCATGGGTGAGGTGTGGCTGGCCCGGGATGACATGCTGGACCGCGAGGTGGCCATCAAACGGCTGAACAACCTGCTCACCCAGGACGCTGATTTCGCCGCCCGCTTCCAAAGCGAGGCCCGCATCCAGGCCAAACTCAAGCATCCGAACATCGTGGGCATCCTCGCCTTTTTCGCCGAGGCCGGAGACTACTATATGGTGCTGGAATACGCTCCCGGCATCACTCTGCGCGAGTTGATCGACCGCACGGGCCCCGTCCCGGAACAGCGCGCCCTGCGGATCTTTGACCAGATCGCCGCCGCCCTGGCCTCCGCCCACGCCAAGGGCATCATCCACCGCGACGTGAAACCCTCCAACATCATGGTCGATCCCGCCAATGCCGACCACGTGCTGATGATGGATTTCGGCATCGCCAGATTGCTTTCGGAAGGCCACCTCACCCGCACCGGCACACGCTTGGGCACCATGCACTACATGAGCCCGGAACAGGTGATGGCGGTGAAAGACATCGATGCCCGCAGCGACGTCTATTCAGCCGGCGTGGTGCTCTACGAAATGCTCAGCGGCCGCCTGCCCTTCAATGCCGACACCGACAGCGAATACGTGATCCAGCACAAGATCGTCACGGAAGAGATCCCCGACCCGCGGGCCGTTTATCCCCACATCTCCGAAGCGGCCATGGCTCTGCTGAGGTCATGCACCATCAAGGACAGAAATCTGCGCCCGCCCGGATTTGGCGAAAATGCTGTAGCTCCCATACCTCAGGCATCAGTACCATTACAAGTTTTACCGCCATTATCTCCAGCGTCAACGATCCCCATTCCTAAACAATTCGAAAATCTGCACACCAACCTGGTCCTCATCGAAGGCGGCACTTTCATGATGGGCTCAGAGCAGGGCAATACTGATGAAAAACCAGTCCATGCGGTGACTTTGTCGCCATATTATATCTGCATGTATCAAGTTACGCAAGCGGAGTGGATTAAAATCATGGGAGTCTCCCCATCTCGGTTTCGAGGCCACGATCTTCCCGTTGATTCAGTATCGTGGAATGATGCGGTCGAATTCTGCAATCGCTTGAGCGTCCAGTCGGGCTTGCGGCCTTGTTATCGAACCCTGAGAGAAGGCGGCAGTCTCCGGTCACAGATCATTGAGGCAGATTGGTCGGCCAACGGTTTCAGGCTCCCCACCGAGGCGGAGTGGGAGTACGCGGCCCGGGGCGGGAAATATGGCCGCGGTTTCCAATTCTCCGGCTCTGATCAAGTTGACGCGGTTGCCTGGTATAGTGGCAATTCCGGAGGGCAACCCCATCCGGTGGGATCCAAACAGGCCAATGAACTGGGTCTCTTCGATATGAGCGGCAACGTCTGGGAATGGTGCTGGGATTGGTATGACAGCGCTTACTATGCCACAAGTCCGGGCCATGATCCCCAGGGTCCGAGTACGGGCTCATACCGTATGTTGCGCGGTGGCTTCTGGGACAACGGTGCAACTGGCTGCCGGGTGTCGTACCGTGGTAACGGCGATCCGTGCGACGGCTACAGCTACTACGGGTTCCGTGTCTGCAGGACTATAAATTGATTGCTTCTTGGCTCTTGGTACTTGGTTTTTGGCCCCTTCGGCTCTTTTTCCAACCGGGTGGGTAATTCGTTGTTATCCAGCCCGGAGGGCGACAGATCATAGCGAGGGAGCGTAAGCCCCTCTTAACGAGAGCAACAACAAAGTGAGAAGCCCCTTGTGGGCGACAGGAATCCATCCCCGCGGTTCTGGCGCCCGCAAGGGGCTCGATCCTCCGTTTATCACTCTTACGAGTGGTTTCGTTCCCGCCCCACGGCATCGCTGCGCTCCTCCGCGGGGTCCCCGGTCACTTCACACCCTCGCTTTGGTATGTCGCCCTCCGGGCTAAGCCACTCGGTTGGAAAGAGAGCCATACTTATGGCTCAAGTTCATTTATGGTGGGTAAACTCTAGTATCCTATCCGTCATTCCAGCGCAGGCTGGAATCCAGGTCTTTTGTCCGGTTCGTAGCGCAGCATGCCAATGCTGCGTTTTGGCTTTTCGCAGGATCGGGATCTTGCGCCACGGGGCTTTTCTGGATCCCGGCCTGCGCTGGGATTACGGCACCCACTCTATTTGAACATGAGCCATACTTTTCATGTCAGGCGGCGGCTTCAGCCACCGTTACCTCCAGCGTTACAACAAGATAGACGATCTCCGGCGGGCTTCAGCCACCGGTAAATCCTTTGACCCGCCCTTTGCCCCAGCCTGTTCACCCCTCTTCCGCCTCCCGCACACTTCCCGCCTAACAGGCGGGAAGTGTGCGGGAAGTCAAGGGGAGGCGAAGGGGAAGGGGCTAAGGGCCGAACCCCCAGGATTCGCCAGATTTCTGACGCCCCATACCCCTTTCCGCTCTTTATCTATAGTGGGTAACATTCAGCCGCTTGTCCAGGGAAAAATGGAGAAAGAAGAAGACCGGGCCCTGGATCGGAAGGTCGACGTCCCCGTCGACCAAGCTCCGGAGGAGCTTTCTCTGATGCTGGAACCCTGGATGCCACCAAGGTGTGGATGTGTGTTATGCAAAGCCTCGCGGGTTTGTGGTCGACGGGGACGTCGACCTTCCGCGGGACAACAGAGCTGCTATGGGGTTCTCAGCAGGGGCAGGAAGTTCAGTTTATATTCCTCGGCCAGTTTGTTGCCGCTGATATCGGCGGCGGAGACGGTGAGGACATAGGAGCGGTAGTTTTGCAGGGCGCGCGTGGGTTTGAAGGTGTAGGTGGCTGTATCGGCGCCGCCAAGGGTGATGGCGATTTCCGCGTTGGCTTCCGCGGCCTTGAGCGTGGCTTTCAGCGCGGAGGCGGGGATGGTTTCGGAAAAACGTATTTCCAGAGTTGGTTCCAGGGTATTCACGGAAGTGCCGTTGCGGGGGGTGCTGGATAAAACGGTAGGCGCGGCGGTATCGGCGATCTGGGAGGAGCGGAAATCGGCCTTGTCCACCGGAGTGCTGTTGCCCCGGGCGTCTCGCGCGCCGCGGACCTCGACGCGGTATTCCTGGGCTTCCTGGACCCCGGTGAGCAGGGTGAGTTTGTCTCCGGCAAGGCTGGTGATCAGGACAGGGAGCTCGCCGCCGTTATCCAGGCGGTTCAGTTTCACGGAGTCGTAGCCGGACAGGGGTTCGGAAAAAAGTATCTCCACTTCGCGCTGGTGCCGGGCCTGGGCGAGTTTCATCACGGGCCGGGTGCTGTCGGCATAGGCCAGGGTGATGTCCAGGTTTTGGGAACGCCGCAGGTTCACGCTGGCGGAAAAGAAGGGTTCGCTGTCCGGGTCGTGGCGGTTGTTGCGGTCTTTGTCGATGTAGGCGCGGAGCAGATAGGACGCGGGATTGAGGGTTTCCAGGGCGTAGGCCGGGCCGCGGGAAACAGTGCTGATCACGTTCAGCGAATCGGCGGAAAGCAGCCGCAGCTGCACCGGCAAGGCCGCGTCCGCCTCATCTTCAAAGCTCACGGTGCCGGCCAGTTGAAGTTGGTTGAGCTGGCCGCTGGCAAAGACGAGGGTCTGGTTTTCCAGGGGCGAATTGCCGCGGATGTCCTTCAGCCTGGTGCTCACGGTCACGTAGTAGTTCGTGTCCGGCAAAAGCTCCTCGTTGAAGCGGATGAGCAGGGTGCTCTTGTCCACGCTGATCTTCTTGTCCTGCACCGGAGGATAGATATACACCGCCTGGGTTACGGAACTCTTGTCCAGCGGCTTGGAGAAATTGATCTCGAGGCGTCCGTTCGTGATCTGGCCAAACTGCGCGGGCAGGGAACTGAGGATGGCGGGACGGTCCAGATCCTCGGGGCCGCCGGTGGGGCTTTTTTTGCTGCCGCAGGAAGCCAGCAAAAGCAGCGCCAGCAGCAGGATAAGGTCAAAAACCTTTTTCATTGAGTCCTTCCAGGCTCAGAGAGCCGCTTTGGCGCAGCGCGCGCACATATTTGCCGAACACGTCGTATTCGAGGTTGACGGACGCCCCGGACGCCAGCTGGCCGAGATTGGAATTCCGGAGGGTGTGGGAGATCAGGGCCACGCTGAAAGATGTGGGGCCGAGTTCCGCGAGGGTGAGGCTGACGCCGTTCACGGCCACGGAGCCTTGCGGCACCAGCAGTTCGCGGTCGCGGGGGTCGAGGGAAAAGCGCAGCCGGGTGGTGCCGCTTCTCGTGCTGGTTTCCAGCAGCTTGGCCACGCGGTCGATGTGGCCCTGCACCCAGTGTCCGTCCAGGCGGTCACCAAGCTTGAGCGCGGGTTCCAGATTGAGCAGGGTGTTGGTGTTCCAGGCCCCGGCGGTGCTTTTGGCCAGGGTTTCGGCCATCACCTCCACCTCGAAGCTGGCTTGGTTGAAGCTGATAACGGTGAGGCAAATGCCGTCGCAGGCGATGCTGGCGCCCTCCCGGAGTTCTGCCAACACGGCGGGACGCTGGATGGCGACTATCTTAACGCCGCCGGAGGGAACCACGCGGAGGATCTTGGCTGTGGCCTGGATGATGCCTGTGAACATGGTTTTAAACCGGATAGCGCCGTTTCCAGGCGTTGGCGAGGGTGAGCTGGCTGCTGTATTCCAGGTCGCCGCCGAAGGGGATGCCGGTGGAGAGGCGGGTAACCTGAACGCCTTTGTCTTTCAGCAATTCGGATAGGTAATGGATGGTGGCCTCGCCTTCCGGAGAGGGTTTGAGGGCCAGCACCAGTTCCTCTGGGCGCAGCGCGGCGATCCGGGCCAGCAATTGTTCGGAGCGGATCTGCTCGGGGCCGTAGCCGTCGATGGGGGAGAGCAGATGGCCCAGCACGAAATAGCGTCCCCTGTAGTCGTTCATGTTTTCGATGATCTGGATGTCGGCCGTGCTTTCCACCACACAGAGGAGGGCGTCGGAACGCTCGCCGGAAGCGCAGAAGGGGCAGGGATCGCTTTCGGCCAGCATGTTGCAGAGGCCGCAGCTGGTGAAGCTTTCCACCGTGCTGGTGATGGTGGCGGCCAGTTCCAGGGCGAAATCCTTGTTTTGGCTCACCAGAAACCAGGCCAGGCGCTGCGCGGTCTTGCGGCCAATGCCGGGAAAGCGGTTCAGGGACTGGATCAGGCGTTCCAGAGCGGGGGAAACGAGCATCTACATCAGCCCGGGGATCTTCATGCCGCCGGTAACTTTGCCCATGATCTCTTCCGAGGCCATGGCCACCTGGGCGTGAGCTTCCTTAAGTGCCGCCAGGATCAGGTCCTGCAGCATCTCCACGTCGTCCGGGCTCACTGCCTCGGGATCGATGGTGAGGGATCGTACTTCGTATTTGCCGGTCATTTCCAGCTTGACCACACCGCCGCCGGTGGTAATGGCGAAGACCTTGGATTCCAGTTCCTGCTGGGATCTCAGCATCTCCTGCTGCATCTTCTGGGCCTGTTTCATCAGTTGATTCATGTTTTGCATATCTGATCCTTTGTTGTCTGTCGTTAAAGCCGGTATAAAATCGGCCTGGAAAAACAAGCCTCCCCACAGGCAGAAATCCGTCAAGCGATTAGTGGGTGAAATGGCTGGCCACACACCAGCCCAGCCTCCGAACCAGCAAAAAAGTCCCGTCGTGAAAGGCGGGACTTGTAATGTGCGATGTGGATGAAGGGTTAATTGTGTTCCCGGATGGGCGTTTCCTCCTTTTTTACAGGAAAGCGTTCGGCTTTGACACGATAGAAGCGCCGCAATGGGCCGGGAGTGGTGTCCTCGAACTCGGTGGTGAAGGAATAGCCCAGCAAAGTGGTGAAGGGCCCGTAGGGATCGGTGTCGGTATAGACGTTGAAGCGGTTGACGCTGATGGGATAGGTCCAGCCCAGGACAACGTCGTCATCACCGGCATTGTAGCTGATCGACAGGGGATCGATGACAGGCAGGGGCTGCCAGTTGATGGTGAAAGCGCCGTAGACGTTGTTGGTTTCAATTGCTTCCGCAACCTCCTGGTCGGTGTCTATCTGCAGCCAGGAAAACCATTGGCCCGTGAGCCCGGCATCATAATTGGCAACCATGAATATGTAGTCAACAGGCAGGCCCGCGGGAAGAGATGGGATCCGCATCCAGCGGTCTCCAGCCATTGAAGAAGATGGCGCTGAAGACTGGTTGTAATAGAGGTCCAGATAGAAGCTCTGAGCCAGGGCGCCGGTGCTGGCGTTGACCACGGTGACCTGAACCTGGCGGCTGTCGCCCAGATAGGGGTCAGGGGTGGCTGGTGACCAGACGGCCTTTAGAACCCGCAGGTCCGGGCTGGCCGTGGCGGTGGTCCAGAAGATTCTGAAGTAATCGTCGTTGTCATAGGTCTCGCCGGCAAAACCACCCGTGGCGTTGGCCAGGTTCACTATGCCCTCGTTAACCGTCTTGCGCACGTTGGTAGCTCCGCCGCCTGCGTTGGTGGGGAAGGAGGCGTTGGCGATCAACAGGTTCTGAGAATTGTTTAGGGTCAGCAGGGTACCCCCGGCCGGTCCGTTTCTAAACACACAGTTTGCGAAGGAATGGATGGGGTCCACGTTTGCTGATTCATGCACGTTCACACCGCTGGATGAGAGAAGTTCGAAGATGCCAAATTCCGCCGCGATGGTGGCGCCCGCGTACACATTCAGGTATGACAGGCCCACCGATGTGCTGATCAGGGTTGGGGCGGCTGAAGTTCCGAGCACCTCCAGCCTGCCTCCATCATAAACATAGGTCCCGTCGGCAGATGTCAGCCAGACGCAGGCCCCCTCATCGACGTTGAAGATGCCGTAAACCAAGATGTCCTGATCGCAGGTGATGTCCCAGGTGTTGCAGGTCAGGGTACCGCTTTCCACGGTAAGATTGCCGTTGCAGTCAAGGTTGCTGAGCAGGGAGGCTGTCTGGCTGCGGGTGAGGGTGACCGGTTCGCCGTTTCTATCCATTACAGTCACAGGTTGGCCGTCGCCATCATTTGCCTTGGCCAAGCTGCCTTTGCGGATCTTCACATTCCACAGGCTGCCGGCATACATGGCGAGCGAGGCATCTGTAGTTCCGGTGAGTTCCACCGTTCCGCCAGTGGGATTAAAATCTGTGCGAAGGCAGAAGAAACTCGTGTCGGTGCGGATGATGCCGCCGGTGACGTTGCTGGTGAGGACGTTAGCGGCATAGACGTAGATCGCGTCATCATGCCTGTAAAGCAGGCCATCAGACATGGTCAGGCTGGCGTTGCCGCCGTTGGGGAGATATGTGTAAGCGCCTGGAGTCCCGCCGTAGAGATGCAGTTCGCCGCCGCTGATGTTCAGCTCGGCCTGGATATCCAGATACTGCCCTGCATCCTGGTGGAAGTGGATGGTGCCGGCGCCAAGGTTGATCACGCCCAGGATGTAGGCATCAACCAGGTCCAGGGCGGTGAAGGAACCGCCATTCACAGTCAGGGTGCCCAGGGTCCAGTCATAGGATGAGCAGGTCACTGAATAACCCGAGGCAACCTGCAGACCCAAGGAAGTACTTTTTGCCAACTCCAGCGAGTAGAAAACCTCGTCTGCATAGATAGTACTAAGCGCGTTTCCATCAAAAACTACCAACCCGGTACCTTCGGTGAAGGCCGCTTCGCCGAGGGAGTTAAACCAGCTGCCTCTCACGTTCATATTCGCGGGGGCGATGAAAGTGCCCGCAAGGATCTGGAAAAAGCCGTTGATATCCAGGTCACTTTCGGCTGTGATGGAATTGGCGCGCAGGCTTAGACCGGTTTCCAGGTCTTCCGCCAAGCTTTCGCTGGCCGATTTTGAGCTGGCTTTGTTGATGATGAGAGTGAAGAGGCTGGAGCCGGGATCGTGGGCGATGATATGGTCCCCGCTGCCATAGAGTTCGAAGATATTTCCGCTGGGGTTGAAGTCGCTGCGGGTGACGGACAGGGACCCGGTCATCCTGATCCTGCCGCCGGAGATGGTATCCGTGAAACTGAGAGTTGGATCGTTATTGTTGATCCATACCCCCTGGTCATGGAAGTCTAGGATGCCGCCGCTCATCTCGATCAACGCGTCATCGGTATATGGCCAGCGGGACCGGATTGAGCCGCCGTAAACGTTGAAATTGCCGCCGAAGATGTGCAACTCGCCGTTCAGGTGGATGTTTCTGCCGGTGCCAAGGGCGTACAGGTTGATGGTGCCGGTGTCATTCAGATACCAGGTCCCTTCGATGAGGTTGGCGGCCAGGCTGTTGGCGGTGAAGGTTCCGGTCAGGACGTCCACCGCGCCGGCGATCCAGTCGTAGCTGGCGCAGGTGACCACGGCGCTACTGTTGTTGATCCTCAGCGCTCCGCCGCTTTTGTTCACCACCAGGTTGTTGAAGTTTTCGCTGTGATTGCAGTATTGATGGACGCTGCCGTTGAAGGTGACGGTGGAGGTTCCTTCGGCAAAGGCGTCCGTGGCCGCGGTCCTGATCCAGTCGCCGCCAAGGGTGATCCCCCAGGCGCCGGGATCGAATATTCCGCTTTCCATCACAAGGTCATTCACAACGGTGAGGTTTTGGGTCAGGTTCACTTTCGTCGTGGGGCTGATCACCAGATTGTTCAGATAGCAGGAGCTGCCCAGCAGATCGAGCTGCTGGGTGCTGCCGTCCAT
The genomic region above belongs to Candidatus Cloacimonadota bacterium and contains:
- a CDS encoding SUMF1/EgtB/PvdO family nonheme iron enzyme; this encodes MQLLPGAKIRDYEIIRLIGSGGMGEVWLARETMLDRLVAVKLISVRLTQDQAFAARFQNEARIQARLSHPHIVGLLSFFEERGDYCMVQEYAPGITLRELIERTGPIPERRALGIFRQLVEALAYAHNKGIIHRDVKPANIMVDTQNSDAVKVMDFGIARLLEDGHLTRPGSVVGSTSYMSPEQVLSQENLDQRTDIYSAGVVLYEMLSGRLPFDPNSESHYSIQNKIVSQELPDPRSVYPYISDATVFLLRRLTQKNRDFRLARIANALNLADHGSQGVMGSAPGKDFPSAADEDLVLEDPPKRAKTWLDFWYIYLLLIGLIAFLLYRYATSPVQTDWPVQPGSVAGTDTAGVEVAPLAAKTVEKYMPAGPDFIYVAGGTFHMGANGVNANEQPVHQVQVSPFYICRHEVTQAEWSSVLGHNPAYNAGPDHPVERISWEDAVNYCNNRSIREGLQPCYRGYMDDLYCDFGANGYRLPTEAEWEYAARGGARGRGFSFSGSNSLAEVAWYSHNSGQKSHRVGSRDPNELGLYDMSGNVWEWCWDWYDPAYYSWGAYSDPRGPDHGTQRTLRGGSWNYDSTLNRVAFRNMDLSTTKYYNLGLRVVRSRM
- a CDS encoding Ig-like domain-containing protein, whose product is MKKVFDLILLLALLLLASCGSKKSPTGGPEDLDRPAILSSLPAQFGQITNGRLEINFSKPLDKSSVTQAVYIYPPVQDKKISVDKSTLLIRFNEELLPDTNYYVTVSTRLKDIRGNSPLENQTLVFASGQLNQLQLAGTVSFEDEADAALPVQLRLLSADSLNVISTVSRGPAYALETLNPASYLLRAYIDKDRNNRHDPDSEPFFSASVNLRRSQNLDITLAYADSTRPVMKLAQARHQREVEILFSEPLSGYDSVKLNRLDNGGELPVLITSLAGDKLTLLTGVQEAQEYRVEVRGARDARGNSTPVDKADFRSSQIADTAAPTVLSSTPRNGTSVNTLEPTLEIRFSETIPASALKATLKAAEANAEIAITLGGADTATYTFKPTRALQNYRSYVLTVSAADISGNKLAEEYKLNFLPLLRTP
- a CDS encoding bifunctional serine/threonine-protein kinase/formylglycine-generating enzyme family protein; translated protein: MQLSPGVKIRDYEAVRLIGSGGMGEVWLARDDMLDREVAIKRLNNLLTQDADFAARFQSEARIQAKLKHPNIVGILAFFAEAGDYYMVLEYAPGITLRELIDRTGPVPEQRALRIFDQIAAALASAHAKGIIHRDVKPSNIMVDPANADHVLMMDFGIARLLSEGHLTRTGTRLGTMHYMSPEQVMAVKDIDARSDVYSAGVVLYEMLSGRLPFNADTDSEYVIQHKIVTEEIPDPRAVYPHISEAAMALLRSCTIKDRNLRPPGFGENAVAPIPQASVPLQVLPPLSPASTIPIPKQFENLHTNLVLIEGGTFMMGSEQGNTDEKPVHAVTLSPYYICMYQVTQAEWIKIMGVSPSRFRGHDLPVDSVSWNDAVEFCNRLSVQSGLRPCYRTLREGGSLRSQIIEADWSANGFRLPTEAEWEYAARGGKYGRGFQFSGSDQVDAVAWYSGNSGGQPHPVGSKQANELGLFDMSGNVWEWCWDWYDSAYYATSPGHDPQGPSTGSYRMLRGGFWDNGATGCRVSYRGNGDPCDGYSYYGFRVCRTIN
- a CDS encoding YbaB/EbfC family nucleoid-associated protein; translation: MQNMNQLMKQAQKMQQEMLRSQQELESKVFAITTGGGVVKLEMTGKYEVRSLTIDPEAVSPDDVEMLQDLILAALKEAHAQVAMASEEIMGKVTGGMKIPGLM
- a CDS encoding riboflavin synthase — protein: MFTGIIQATAKILRVVPSGGVKIVAIQRPAVLAELREGASIACDGICLTVISFNQASFEVEVMAETLAKSTAGAWNTNTLLNLEPALKLGDRLDGHWVQGHIDRVAKLLETSTRSGTTRLRFSLDPRDRELLVPQGSVAVNGVSLTLAELGPTSFSVALISHTLRNSNLGQLASGASVNLEYDVFGKYVRALRQSGSLSLEGLNEKGF
- the recR gene encoding recombination mediator RecR translates to MLVSPALERLIQSLNRFPGIGRKTAQRLAWFLVSQNKDFALELAATITSTVESFTSCGLCNMLAESDPCPFCASGERSDALLCVVESTADIQIIENMNDYRGRYFVLGHLLSPIDGYGPEQIRSEQLLARIAALRPEELVLALKPSPEGEATIHYLSELLKDKGVQVTRLSTGIPFGGDLEYSSQLTLANAWKRRYPV